A region of the Lycium barbarum isolate Lr01 chromosome 1, ASM1917538v2, whole genome shotgun sequence genome:
aatttttaggaaaaatgaaaTAACTCAATGTACGGATCTCTTCATATTTAATTAGTTATATTGTTGCAGGATGGAGATAAGAAGTGGTTCGTGAGAATTTGTTATGTCCCTTATATCTTGCGCACATAAAAGTTGGTTTGTATATTTCTTTAATTATGGATTGATGATAACATATTTTTCAAGATCGATATAAGGGCTTAACCTAACACTTATGACTTTAAGATCAACTCAGGTTTTTTCTGTTCGATTTTGGTAAATCACCAGTGCTATAAACATTATTATGACAATACTAGATGGCTTTCATTTGTGAGAACTATGCTACCTAAATATGGGTTTTGATAATTGAGATGAGTTTGTTCAATATGAAGCATGAAATACCTTGCAAACTAAAGGCTTAGGTTAGCACAAACGATAGTATTCACATGGTTTAGAAATTAGATATTCATTAATTTTGTCGAAATTTATAGAGAGGCAAATATCACATCAATTAAAGGTCAATTTTCTCTatgattattatttattatttgaatTTCATAGTTACACCCTAATTGAAGTGAAAGGTAACatttttttgtgcatttaataaATGCAGAATCAACTCTACATGACTACATCTGGTGCTAAGGCTTCGTGGTGGAATCATTGAGCCATCCTTCATGGTTTTGGCTAGAAATTACAATCAGAATTCGGGACAAGAAGATATGGCGCAAGTAGGTCGCATGATataactttctttctttttgttgaaaTAGTAGGTTCAGTGATAAACATATGAGTAAATGCTTTTTTTCTATCGCTTTGGCGTGATAGCCATGATTGATAGGCGTCATCCAAAAATTAGTAAAAGGTTTGGGCTAGCATAGAGTATACACATGCTATCAACTCAATAGTTTTTTCTTTTTAGACTTTATTCTTTTTAAATTATACAATTATTTTATAATTTGTATAGGCTAATTAAGGACGTGGTAGCTAAATTTCTTATTTTCCTGAAGATTTGGTTAATTAATGGCATAATTTTTCTTGCCTTGACTATCAGTACATCATAGAGTCGAAGGCAAAAAAAagttagtttttttttgttttcataaTCATTAGAGATATCTGTCTAAAATTTGTTCCTACTTTTTTTATCATACCGTGTATGTTTTCAAATCAATTATATAACTTTTTCAGCAACTTTTTTGTTTATCAAATAGAAAAGTAGGATTTTTTTTAGCCTTATTTTATTTATCTTTGAATTTTTAAAATGTTATCAGTTTTTtactttaaacataatttaattATAGCTATAAAGAGATTAGATTAGATGCATCAAACCCAATGCTTGGTATAATAACATTATTTTGCCATTTAAATGAATGTTGCATCTATTTGACATTTATTGCTATTTCACAATTTTTTTCTCTTATTTCTTCGGGCGTGTCTTTATTCGACAAAGAGTCCACTATTTATAAGATACAAAATACATGAAAGGTTGCAAGAATACATGCAAGTATTAGGTGATGACTTAACTAAATGCTTGTATTTCAATTGATTCATGGAATAAGATGCACTCCCTCCGTCCACTTTCACTTGTCCActgtattaaaaataaattttcaattttacaCTATTTATTGACCAAATGAAAGAACATTAGCCGAGCATCATGAAGAGCCCAAGAAATTATTTAGGCATTTGAGAATGTTATATCCTCATCAGCCTAATATCCTCAATCAAACGGTCCAAATCTTGGTATGATGAGCCACCTTCACTAACACTTGCTATTGCCAAATTGCTCATATGTTTAGCCCTTTCCAAAAATTCAATTTTCCTTACCTCCATCACTTCTCTCACCATCCTTTCAATTGTGTCTCTATCACATACATCTTTCATGTCTAACCCAATCTTCCACACCTCCCCAACATACCTACTATTAACTTGTTGATCAACAAAATAAGGCCAACAAATCATTGGTACTCCCTCGACTATACTTTCCAAAGTTGAGTTCCATCCACTATGTGTTAAGAACCCACCAATTGATGGATGAGCTAGAACCTCTTCTTGTGGAGCCCAACTTACAATACAACCCCTCTCCTTTGTACTTTCAGACAATTTTATGGGAACATTAATGTTGTCCTCCACTTCAAGCCCAACAATTGAACCAGGCCTTTGGACCCACAAGAACCTAATCTTACTATTCACCAAACCATACCAAAATTCCAAGAATTGGGCCATACTTATTGTTGCAAGGCTTCCAATACTAACAAATAGAACTGATTTCTTCGGTTGCGCGTCCAGCCAATCCATACAACTCATATCCTCTTTCCAAAGGCTATTGGATGTTGTTGTGCTTGGCAAACATTTCGAAGATATTTTCGCCTTCATTTGAATGTGAAGAGGCCCAATGGCATAGATGTTTGGACAACGGGCTTGGAATTGTGAGAGAATGGGCCCTTCAAGGCCTTCAAATGTGTTGAATATTAGACCTTGGGCTTGGACAATATGTTTGCCTTCCTTGATTACATGTTGCATAATTGGGGAATTAAGGTCAGGTGTACGGCAGAAAGTGGGAAGGTCTCTACGCCTGATGATACCTTCCATTCCTGGCACACTATTTACTAATGCATCCAAGTCATTTCCTGTACATACCAAGCCAAAACAGAGAGAAACTAAAAttagtatttttttaatatataaaattatcatttttttaatatataaaattatcatttttttaatatatacGGTATATACTATAAGGAAGAAAAGTGAAAAAATATGCTCTCTccttgtcccaatttatgtgatatgcTTTTCTTAAGTTTGTGCAAATacataaatttcaaaaatatttctttctcCGTTAAATTTCGTGTTCAGTCAAAATGTACATATTACTTCTacataaaatgggacggagggagtatattatgATATAATTTCGAAACAATTAAATAAGAAAACTACAATTTATCGCTCAAGAAACGATCATGTATGGGCTAGCCCGGTGTACTTATCCATTTCTAATATTGTGCCTAGGAAAAGGAAAACAACAATAGCGTATGACTCAAAACAAAGTAGTTTTATATGGCTCAGACAAAAAGTCATCTTAAGTAGAAATATGTGGACAAAAACCTTGATTTTTGTTATTACAAGGCCCCGGCCTCCATGAATTTTTTTGTATCTCATCACTTATCAGC
Encoded here:
- the LOC132637563 gene encoding 7-deoxyloganetic acid glucosyltransferase-like, with product MSFSQTLISLVTPIDPSNQQERRYFSSTINNQYIKIKPSTRILICSVQKKLRMALIPHVLIFPLPLQGPVNCMLKLAELLCLHQEIHVTFLNTEHIQQRLLNCTDVQIRFEKYPNFKFVTVPDGLPEDNPRNGEQIRKLIESVEEVSNPLLREMVTCGSLGPNSEKPITCLLIDGIFTFAVDIAKEIGIPLLYFDTISPCGLWTYLAVPKLIEAGEIPFKGNDLDALVNSVPGMEGIIRRRDLPTFCRTPDLNSPIMQHVIKEGKHIVQAQGLIFNTFEGLEGPILSQFQARCPNIYAIGPLHIQMKAKISSKCLPSTTTSNSLWKEDMSCMDWLDAQPKKSVLFVSIGSLATISMAQFLEFWYGLVNSKIRFLWVQRPGSIVGLEVEDNINVPIKLSESTKERGCIVSWAPQEEVLAHPSIGGFLTHSGWNSTLESIVEGVPMICWPYFVDQQVNSRYVGEVWKIGLDMKDVCDRDTIERMVREVMEVRKIEFLERAKHMSNLAIASVSEGGSSYQDLDRLIEDIRLMRI